Proteins co-encoded in one Flavobacteriaceae bacterium MAR_2009_75 genomic window:
- a CDS encoding LSU ribosomal protein L20P — MPRSVNAVASRARRKKVMKQAKGYFGRRKNVWTVAKNAVEKAMLYAYRDRRNKKRTFRALWITRINAGARMHGLSYSQFMGKVKANGIELNRKVLADLAMNHPEAFKAIVEQVK, encoded by the coding sequence ATGCCAAGATCAGTAAATGCAGTTGCTTCAAGAGCCAGAAGAAAAAAGGTGATGAAGCAAGCCAAAGGTTATTTCGGAAGACGTAAAAACGTTTGGACAGTAGCCAAGAATGCGGTAGAAAAAGCGATGCTTTATGCTTACCGTGACAGAAGAAACAAAAAAAGAACCTTTCGTGCCCTATGGATTACGCGTATTAACGCGGGTGCCCGTATGCACGGTCTTTCTTATTCCCAATTTATGGGAAAAGTAAAAGCGAACGGAATTGAATTGAACCGAAAAGTTTTAGCCGATTTGGCCATGAACCACCCGGAGGCGTTCAAAGCTATCGTAGAACAGGTTAAATAG
- a CDS encoding threonyl-tRNA synthetase: MIGSYCVHDKGILSLLPIYKNNMIKITLPDGTLKEFESGSTPMDVAKSISEGLARNVISAKFNETVVETVTPLTEDGSLTLFTWKDKEGKKAFWHSTSHIVAQALEELYPGIKLTIGPAIENGFYYDVDFGDRSISEKDFQNIEKKALEIARGKHDFKMRPVSKADALSQYKNEANEYKVELIENLEDGNITFCDHDTFTDLCRGGHIPNTGIVKAIKILNVAGAYWRGDENNTQLTRVYGISFPKQKELTEYLAMIEEAKKRDHRKLGKELELFTFSQKVGQGLPLWLPKGAALRERLEQFLKKAQKKAGYEMVVTPHIGQKELYVTSGHYEKYGADSFQPIHTPKEDEEFLLKPMNCPHHCEIYNTRPFSYRELPKRYAEFGTVYRYEQSGELHGLTRVRGFTQDDAHIFCTPEQLDQEFKDVIDLSLYVLSSLGFDNYTAQVSVRNLSTPEKYIGSVENWEKAENAIINAAKEKGLSYIIEQGEAAFYGPKLDFMVKDALGRQWQLGTIQVDYNLPERFDLTYKGSDNELHRPVMIHRAPFGSMERFIAILLEHTGGNFPLWLIPEQAIVLPVSEKHEKYAEKVLNSLENNEIRALIDDRNETVGKKIREAEMNKIPFMLIVGENEEQSNTISVRRHGGEDLGSISLEAFSDLVTTEINSTLKSFK; the protein is encoded by the coding sequence ATGATTGGTTCATATTGTGTGCATGATAAGGGAATACTATCTTTGCTTCCCATTTACAAAAACAACATGATTAAAATCACTCTACCCGACGGTACTTTAAAAGAATTCGAAAGCGGCAGCACACCAATGGATGTTGCAAAAAGCATAAGTGAAGGGTTGGCCCGCAATGTAATATCGGCAAAATTCAATGAAACCGTTGTCGAAACCGTTACACCTTTGACCGAAGATGGGAGCCTAACACTTTTCACTTGGAAGGACAAGGAAGGAAAAAAAGCATTTTGGCACTCGACCTCACACATAGTCGCCCAAGCTTTAGAAGAGTTATACCCTGGTATCAAACTGACAATTGGCCCAGCAATAGAAAACGGTTTTTATTATGATGTTGATTTCGGTGATCGGTCTATCTCAGAAAAAGACTTTCAGAACATAGAAAAAAAGGCGCTGGAAATTGCACGGGGTAAGCATGATTTTAAAATGCGACCAGTTTCAAAAGCAGATGCTCTTTCTCAGTACAAGAATGAAGCCAACGAATATAAGGTCGAGCTGATCGAGAATCTTGAAGATGGCAATATCACATTCTGTGACCACGACACCTTTACCGACCTTTGTAGAGGTGGGCATATACCCAACACAGGAATTGTCAAGGCCATAAAAATACTGAACGTTGCCGGAGCTTACTGGAGAGGTGACGAGAACAATACCCAGCTTACCCGAGTTTACGGTATCTCTTTCCCGAAACAAAAAGAGCTTACCGAATATTTGGCCATGATCGAAGAGGCCAAGAAAAGAGACCATCGAAAATTAGGTAAAGAACTAGAATTATTTACCTTTTCACAAAAAGTAGGGCAAGGTCTTCCGTTGTGGCTACCCAAAGGCGCCGCATTAAGGGAACGACTAGAGCAATTTCTCAAGAAAGCACAAAAGAAAGCGGGCTATGAAATGGTAGTGACCCCTCATATTGGCCAAAAAGAGCTCTATGTAACTTCTGGCCATTACGAAAAATATGGTGCAGATAGTTTTCAGCCCATACACACCCCAAAGGAGGATGAGGAGTTTCTCTTAAAACCCATGAATTGCCCTCACCACTGTGAAATATACAATACAAGGCCGTTCAGCTATCGTGAACTACCTAAAAGATATGCTGAATTCGGTACCGTTTATCGCTACGAACAGAGCGGTGAACTACATGGCCTTACAAGAGTTCGAGGGTTTACTCAAGATGATGCCCATATCTTTTGCACCCCGGAACAACTAGACCAAGAGTTCAAAGATGTGATAGACCTATCATTATATGTATTAAGCTCGCTTGGCTTTGACAATTACACGGCGCAAGTTTCAGTTAGGAACTTAAGTACGCCCGAGAAATACATTGGCTCGGTAGAGAATTGGGAAAAAGCTGAAAATGCCATCATTAATGCCGCCAAGGAAAAAGGACTTTCCTATATTATTGAACAAGGTGAAGCCGCTTTCTACGGACCTAAGTTGGATTTCATGGTGAAAGATGCTTTGGGCAGACAATGGCAATTGGGCACCATTCAAGTAGATTATAATCTGCCCGAACGTTTTGACCTCACCTATAAAGGTAGTGATAACGAATTGCATAGACCCGTAATGATACACCGCGCACCATTCGGAAGTATGGAGCGTTTTATAGCTATATTACTTGAGCATACAGGAGGTAATTTCCCGCTATGGTTGATTCCAGAGCAAGCTATTGTTCTGCCTGTGAGCGAGAAACATGAAAAATATGCTGAAAAAGTTTTAAATTCACTAGAAAATAACGAAATTCGCGCCCTCATTGATGACAGGAACGAGACTGTTGGCAAGAAAATACGAGAAGCAGAAATGAATAAAATACCATTTATGCTAATCGTTGGGGAGAATGAAGAACAATCAAATACCATTTCTGTTCGCAGACATGGTGGCGAAGATTTGGGATCAATTTCCCTCGAAGCCTTTAGCGACTTGGTAACTACAGAAATAAATAGTACCTTAAAGTCGTTCAAATAA
- a CDS encoding LSU ribosomal protein L35P yields the protein MPKQKTKSSAKKRFKLTGTGKIKRKHAFKSHILTKKSKKRKLKLTHDTLVHKSDENSIKEQLCLK from the coding sequence ATGCCTAAACAAAAAACGAAATCCAGTGCCAAGAAGCGTTTTAAGCTTACCGGTACCGGAAAAATTAAAAGAAAGCACGCTTTTAAAAGCCACATTCTTACGAAGAAGTCTAAGAAGCGTAAGCTTAAATTAACACACGATACCCTTGTTCATAAATCGGACGAGAACAGTATCAAAGAACAATTGTGTTTAAAATAA
- a CDS encoding secondary thiamine-phosphate synthase enzyme, whose amino-acid sequence MKFYQKQYTLKAQERGFHLITQEVLNAMPEIKEINKGMLQVFIKHTSASLTINENADPTVRSDFESHMNVMVPENAPYYLHNYEGPDDMPAHIKSSLMGASVQIPITRGRLNLGVWQGIYLCEHRNGAWSRNLVITAFGV is encoded by the coding sequence ATGAAATTTTATCAAAAACAATATACGCTTAAAGCTCAAGAACGGGGTTTTCATCTGATTACCCAAGAGGTGCTTAATGCTATGCCCGAAATAAAGGAAATAAATAAGGGAATGCTACAAGTGTTTATCAAACATACTTCGGCCAGTTTGACGATTAACGAGAATGCCGATCCTACCGTTCGCTCAGATTTTGAAAGTCATATGAATGTAATGGTGCCAGAAAATGCGCCTTATTACCTTCATAATTATGAGGGGCCTGATGATATGCCCGCTCATATTAAAAGTTCTCTCATGGGTGCATCGGTGCAAATTCCAATTACCAGAGGTAGATTAAATCTTGGAGTCTGGCAGGGGATTTATCTTTGTGAGCACCGAAATGGTGCTTGGTCAAGAAACTTGGTGATTACTGCATTTGGAGTATAA
- a CDS encoding hexosaminidase: MKYASRPLLLSVFFTLFVSTIELIAQVPLIPKPTEAVAGKGQFQLDKNTSVTYSQKELQEVASYLKSQVLTQTQIPLHSSVFGSKSSKIISLELIDDKSYSDEAYQLSITPQSVKIKGATVSGVFYGAVSLLQLVLENKVQNEKVLIDAWEVTDEPFYEWRGIMLDVSRYFIEKDKIKSILDWMAFYKLNTLHWHLTDATGWRMQILKYPKLAFVGGVGDHFDSDLPAQYYTQSEIQEIVDYAAKLHIKVVPEIDMPGHATAANRAYPEYSGGGSEKYPEFTFDPGKETTYGYLTDILREVNALFPSGLLHLGGDEVSFGNQKWSSNEDISDLIKREKLNGLKDVEHYFMERMADSVFNMNAKVLAWDELAEIDLPKDKTIIYWWRHDKPEQFKKALEKGFATVVCPRIPYYLDFVQDEHHRSGRKWDGAYSPIESVYGFNVDEIVDSKKYQNQILGVQGNLWTETINSENRIDYMLFPRIAALAESAWTETRKDYPGFESRLRSHLNLYEKQGIYYYNPIKPQLVPEPVHLLKE, translated from the coding sequence ATGAAATACGCTTCAAGACCGTTATTACTATCTGTTTTTTTTACATTATTTGTTTCAACTATTGAGCTAATCGCCCAAGTACCCCTAATTCCGAAACCTACGGAAGCGGTGGCCGGTAAGGGCCAGTTTCAATTAGATAAAAATACCTCGGTTACTTATTCACAAAAAGAACTTCAAGAGGTAGCATCCTATTTAAAATCACAAGTTTTGACGCAGACCCAAATTCCACTGCATAGCAGTGTTTTTGGTTCAAAAAGTTCGAAGATTATTTCATTAGAACTAATTGACGATAAATCGTATTCTGATGAGGCGTACCAACTTTCTATTACTCCTCAGAGTGTAAAAATTAAAGGAGCTACTGTGTCAGGGGTGTTTTATGGCGCAGTAAGTTTGTTGCAATTGGTTTTGGAAAATAAAGTTCAGAACGAAAAAGTTCTCATCGATGCTTGGGAAGTTACTGATGAACCTTTTTATGAATGGCGTGGTATCATGCTAGATGTTTCCAGATATTTTATTGAAAAAGATAAAATTAAATCCATTCTCGATTGGATGGCCTTTTATAAATTGAATACGCTGCATTGGCATTTGACCGATGCGACCGGTTGGCGCATGCAAATTTTAAAATATCCTAAACTGGCTTTTGTTGGGGGGGTAGGCGATCATTTCGATTCCGATTTACCGGCCCAATATTATACACAGAGCGAAATTCAAGAAATTGTCGATTATGCCGCCAAACTGCATATAAAGGTTGTGCCTGAAATAGATATGCCTGGTCATGCTACTGCGGCAAACAGGGCCTACCCAGAATACAGCGGTGGAGGTAGTGAAAAATACCCTGAATTTACTTTTGACCCGGGTAAGGAAACTACATACGGTTATTTGACCGATATCTTAAGAGAAGTTAACGCATTGTTTCCATCGGGTCTATTACATTTAGGCGGGGATGAGGTTAGTTTTGGAAATCAAAAATGGAGTTCTAATGAAGATATTTCAGACTTAATTAAGCGAGAAAAGCTAAACGGACTTAAAGATGTCGAGCATTATTTTATGGAGCGTATGGCAGACTCTGTTTTCAACATGAACGCTAAGGTTCTGGCCTGGGACGAGCTTGCCGAGATTGATTTGCCAAAGGATAAGACCATCATTTATTGGTGGAGACACGATAAACCGGAACAATTCAAAAAGGCTTTGGAAAAAGGTTTTGCAACTGTTGTATGTCCGAGAATACCTTATTACCTAGATTTTGTGCAAGATGAACATCATCGCTCCGGACGAAAATGGGACGGAGCTTATAGTCCTATAGAGTCAGTTTACGGTTTTAATGTTGATGAAATTGTAGATTCCAAAAAGTATCAAAATCAAATACTAGGCGTGCAGGGCAATTTATGGACGGAAACCATAAACAGCGAGAACCGCATTGATTACATGCTTTTTCCTAGAATAGCGGCCCTTGCAGAATCTGCATGGACGGAAACTAGAAAAGATTATCCAGGTTTTGAATCGCGACTACGATCGCATTTAAACTTATATGAAAAGCAAGGTATTTATTATTATAATCCTATCAAACCACAATTGGTTCCCGAACCTGTGCATCTTCTAAAGGAGTAG
- a CDS encoding sulfite reductase (NADPH) flavoprotein alpha-component, with protein MIVSVWRYSHLLFAITSSIFLLIASVTGVILALEPITNKIQPYSVSGADELSLAETLATLNSHYDEILAVSRDRNGFVSVAVIEEGKNAEFYVNPFTGEKLGDLIQKKPIFQFATNLHRSLFLKSTGRFLIGLASFLLFLIAISGIVLIVKRQGGSRQFFAPVVRENFSQYHHVVYARYTLIPLLILAITGVYLSLHRFDVIKEPQISLQVDFDSIQEEPFQEITAFEFFKNTPLSQLRELEYPFSEFVEDYYIIRLKNKELYLNQVTGDILAQENYSVTQVITSWATVLHTGEGSIIWSIILGFGSLAVPLLTITGFIIYFKRPKTKIKNKYSKSESEYVILVGTEGGTTLQFAQELHKQLESIGQKSYLGLMDQYGHFKNIKHLIVITATYGQGEAPATAEKFVQLAQKNTQHKDFQFSVVGFGSTAYPNFCQFAYKTHDILKNTEGGTALMDVFTVNNQSFESFNNWSNAWSKLAGLSIHLEKPKLVNRSKPASTFEVVDKVELKEDDTFLLSLKNLNGSRPISGDLLSVIPTEGARERLYSIGQLNTDTLVVSIRRHQDGLCSNYLHQLQQGENLTATVVENKNFHFPKKTKKTIFIATGTGIGPFLGMIENNTKKRDIHLYWGARTTESLGLYKNYIEQAIQERKLSSFKTAYSRNQPEKVYVQHLIERDEPLFLDVLKNKGCIMICGSIAMQKEVLQKLQLLCSAKLGKDLSHYQNRKQIKMDCY; from the coding sequence ATGATTGTATCGGTATGGAGGTATAGCCATTTACTTTTTGCTATAACCTCCTCGATTTTCCTGTTAATTGCATCGGTCACCGGGGTCATACTAGCGTTAGAACCCATTACGAATAAAATTCAGCCCTATAGTGTTTCTGGGGCCGATGAACTTTCTTTGGCAGAAACCTTAGCAACCCTTAATTCGCACTACGATGAAATACTGGCCGTCTCCCGCGACCGTAACGGCTTTGTAAGTGTTGCTGTCATAGAAGAAGGTAAAAATGCCGAGTTCTATGTAAACCCTTTTACCGGCGAAAAATTGGGTGATCTCATACAGAAGAAACCCATTTTTCAATTTGCCACGAATCTCCATCGATCTCTATTTTTAAAGTCTACTGGGCGTTTCTTAATAGGCTTGGCTTCCTTTTTACTTTTTCTTATTGCCATCTCTGGTATTGTACTTATAGTTAAAAGACAAGGGGGCTCGCGACAATTTTTTGCACCCGTGGTACGTGAAAATTTCTCACAATACCATCATGTGGTATATGCAAGATATACTTTGATACCTCTGCTCATTTTAGCCATTACCGGGGTCTACCTTTCATTGCATCGATTCGATGTTATAAAAGAACCCCAAATCTCTTTACAAGTCGATTTTGATTCTATTCAAGAAGAACCTTTTCAGGAAATAACTGCTTTCGAATTCTTCAAAAATACTCCGTTGTCACAGCTTCGAGAACTTGAATATCCCTTTTCTGAGTTCGTTGAAGACTACTACATCATCCGCTTAAAAAACAAAGAACTTTATCTTAACCAGGTAACCGGAGATATTCTTGCTCAAGAAAATTACTCCGTAACCCAGGTAATTACCTCTTGGGCAACAGTACTGCACACGGGTGAAGGAAGCATAATATGGTCTATCATTCTCGGTTTCGGTAGTTTGGCCGTACCCTTACTAACGATTACGGGTTTTATCATTTATTTCAAACGACCTAAAACCAAAATTAAAAACAAGTACTCCAAAAGCGAAAGTGAGTATGTGATTTTGGTAGGTACGGAAGGGGGAACCACTTTACAATTTGCTCAAGAGCTACACAAGCAATTAGAATCAATTGGGCAGAAAAGTTACTTGGGCCTTATGGACCAATACGGACACTTCAAAAACATCAAGCATTTAATAGTTATCACGGCGACCTATGGTCAGGGTGAAGCTCCCGCTACAGCAGAAAAATTTGTTCAACTAGCTCAAAAAAATACTCAGCATAAAGATTTTCAATTTTCAGTGGTCGGGTTCGGTTCAACGGCTTATCCTAATTTCTGTCAGTTTGCATATAAAACTCACGATATTTTAAAGAATACCGAAGGTGGCACTGCACTTATGGACGTTTTTACCGTAAATAACCAGTCTTTCGAATCTTTCAATAATTGGTCAAACGCTTGGTCAAAATTGGCCGGCCTAAGCATCCATTTAGAGAAACCCAAGTTGGTTAACCGTTCAAAACCTGCTTCAACCTTTGAAGTGGTCGATAAAGTAGAACTTAAAGAAGATGATACGTTTTTGTTGAGCTTAAAGAATTTGAACGGTTCTAGACCTATTTCCGGAGATCTGCTGTCGGTAATACCTACCGAAGGGGCAAGAGAACGATTATACTCTATTGGTCAATTGAACACGGATACGCTAGTGGTAAGCATACGAAGACATCAAGACGGACTTTGTTCGAACTACTTACATCAGCTTCAGCAAGGTGAAAATCTTACTGCAACGGTTGTTGAAAACAAAAATTTTCACTTTCCTAAAAAAACAAAGAAAACAATTTTCATCGCCACAGGAACAGGTATCGGGCCTTTTTTGGGAATGATCGAAAACAACACCAAAAAAAGGGATATACATTTATATTGGGGTGCTCGTACCACAGAATCGTTAGGTCTGTATAAGAACTATATCGAACAAGCCATACAAGAGCGTAAGCTCAGTAGTTTCAAAACTGCCTATTCTCGAAATCAACCGGAAAAAGTATATGTACAACATCTCATAGAACGAGATGAACCTTTATTCTTAGATGTACTCAAAAATAAGGGCTGTATTATGATCTGTGGATCTATAGCCATGCAAAAAGAAGTGCTTCAAAAACTACAATTGCTCTGCAGTGCAAAGCTTGGCAAAGATCTAAGTCACTATCAAAATAGAAAGCAAATTAAGATGGATTGTTATTGA
- a CDS encoding translation initiation factor 3 (bIF-3) has translation MVGDNVEVGIYPIRKALDIATEMGLDLVEISPKAAPPVCKIMEYKKFLYEQKKREKAMKAKASKVVVKEIRFGPNTDDHDYEFKKKHAEKFLSDGAKLKAYVFFKGRSIVYKDKGEILLLKLATDLEELGKVEQLPKLEGKRMTMFIAPKTKK, from the coding sequence TTGGTAGGCGACAATGTTGAAGTAGGTATTTACCCCATTCGAAAAGCACTTGATATAGCTACAGAAATGGGTCTCGATTTAGTAGAAATTTCTCCGAAAGCTGCACCTCCGGTGTGTAAGATTATGGAGTACAAAAAGTTTCTCTACGAACAGAAAAAACGAGAGAAGGCCATGAAGGCGAAGGCCTCTAAGGTAGTCGTAAAAGAAATACGTTTTGGGCCGAATACCGACGATCACGATTACGAGTTTAAGAAGAAACACGCCGAAAAGTTTTTGAGCGACGGAGCCAAATTGAAGGCTTACGTTTTCTTTAAAGGGCGTTCTATAGTTTATAAAGACAAAGGTGAGATACTACTTTTAAAGCTAGCTACCGATTTGGAGGAGTTAGGCAAAGTAGAACAATTACCTAAGTTGGAAGGAAAGCGAATGACAATGTTCATCGCTCCGAAGACTAAAAAATAA
- a CDS encoding ankyrin repeat protein, with product MKKHIFKTLVLLIGLTLIPFLGTSQRQAEKSSNTFLNRDYWTTKPSIADIKANIEKGHSITEANRGGFDATTYAIFGGNPVSTIEYLVSQGNDVNKRTHDSRTYVFWAASNGNLEVVKYLIKEGAKLDLVDSHGYGPISFTAATGQQDTAIYDYFIANGADLKNEKDHHGKNALLVAASRGKDLKLVDYFISKGLDINSTDDHGNGIFHYAAQGGNIDVLKQLVERGVSTDKNEETGENAIFFASKSRESSIQLYKYLEGLGIDANVKTKEGVTPLQNIASSSEDPKAFEYFIAKGVDPNAVDSEGNTALLNAAQRNKLEVIKYFAEKSENINHADKDGRTALAIAVQNNGGDVVSYLISKGADVNVVDKKGNNLAYYLMSTRGKPRDFDTKVAALQSKGFDFKKLQGDNSSIWHLAVAQNNLDLLKKVSAFGSDINGKDKDGNTPLHYAAMKTENAAILKYLLSNGANSKSTTDFGETAHDLASENELLSKNKVNLQFLN from the coding sequence ATGAAAAAGCACATATTCAAAACCTTGGTATTGCTGATTGGCCTTACATTAATTCCATTCTTGGGCACTTCACAAAGACAAGCAGAAAAATCTTCCAATACTTTTTTAAACAGAGATTATTGGACCACAAAGCCAAGTATTGCCGATATAAAAGCTAATATAGAAAAAGGTCACTCCATTACCGAAGCCAACCGTGGTGGTTTCGATGCTACCACTTATGCGATTTTCGGTGGAAATCCTGTAAGTACCATCGAATATCTAGTTTCACAGGGTAACGATGTTAACAAACGTACCCACGATTCTAGAACATATGTTTTTTGGGCAGCTTCGAACGGCAACCTTGAGGTCGTAAAATATTTGATTAAAGAAGGAGCTAAATTAGACCTTGTAGACTCTCATGGCTATGGCCCAATTTCTTTTACTGCTGCTACAGGACAGCAAGATACTGCCATCTATGATTACTTTATAGCCAATGGGGCAGATTTAAAAAATGAAAAAGATCATCATGGTAAGAATGCATTACTGGTCGCTGCTTCTCGTGGAAAAGACCTAAAGCTGGTCGATTATTTTATTAGCAAAGGTTTGGATATCAATAGTACCGATGACCACGGTAACGGTATTTTTCATTATGCTGCACAAGGTGGAAATATTGATGTGCTCAAGCAACTAGTTGAACGAGGAGTTTCTACCGATAAGAACGAAGAAACTGGTGAAAACGCTATTTTCTTCGCCAGCAAAAGTCGAGAAAGCTCGATTCAGCTTTATAAGTATTTAGAAGGTTTGGGTATCGATGCCAATGTAAAGACCAAAGAAGGGGTTACTCCACTACAGAACATTGCCAGTTCGTCAGAAGACCCAAAAGCTTTTGAATATTTCATTGCAAAAGGTGTGGACCCGAATGCGGTCGATAGTGAAGGTAATACGGCATTACTCAACGCCGCTCAAAGAAATAAGCTCGAAGTAATTAAATATTTCGCCGAAAAATCTGAGAATATCAATCATGCGGACAAAGATGGGCGTACAGCCTTGGCCATAGCGGTTCAGAACAATGGTGGCGATGTAGTATCTTATCTTATTTCAAAAGGCGCCGATGTCAATGTCGTCGATAAAAAAGGAAATAACCTAGCATATTATTTAATGTCGACTCGCGGCAAGCCACGTGATTTCGACACTAAAGTCGCAGCTTTACAAAGTAAGGGATTCGATTTTAAAAAATTACAGGGAGACAATAGTTCTATATGGCATTTGGCCGTTGCTCAGAATAACCTAGATCTATTAAAGAAAGTCAGTGCCTTTGGCAGTGATATCAATGGTAAGGATAAAGATGGAAATACGCCCTTGCACTACGCTGCTATGAAAACGGAAAATGCAGCCATTTTAAAATATTTGCTCTCTAACGGTGCCAATTCAAAATCTACCACAGATTTCGGTGAGACAGCGCATGATTTGGCAAGTGAGAACGAATTACTCTCAAAAAACAAAGTGAACCTTCAATTTTTAAACTAG